Part of the Salinimonas lutimaris genome, TCAAAAAGCTTAAAGTCACTGTCCATACAACATATACGGACAATCCTACCAATCGACGGCAGCTGACTGATACTCACCCATTCAATGCGCTGGCCGGGGCCACTTGAGCCGCCTTCCTGGCCGGATAGAGTGTAGATATAATGACAAGCAGAAAGGCAACTACCATTGTGGTTGCCACTTCTGTCCAGTTAAGCTGCGAGGGCAGAAAGTCAATAAAATAAATGTCACCGGAAAGTATTTCGACATTAAGAATTGATTCAATACTGCTGACAATACGCGATAAATTAGGCGCAATCAGAATAGCCAGTAAGGTTCCACACACGATACCAACTGTACCGTTGATAAGCCCCTGATAAATAAAAGTTCGGCCTATCAATGCATCCGATGCACCCATGGTCTTTAAAATAGCAATCGCAGGTCGCTTTTCCCGAACCGACATAACCAGTGTCGATACAATGTTAAAACAGGCCACCGCAATGACTAACACCAGAACAATGTAAACAACGGTGCGAACCAGCTGAATGTCACTGTACAAATGCCCCTGAGTTCGCGTCCAGCTGGACATATATACTGACTGTGGAAATAAGTAGCCAATCTCGCGAATAATACTTGCTGCCTGATAAGGATCATGGAAAGTCAGGCGAAGCCCCTGAGCTCCGCTTTCTATCCCAGCATACTCAGAAGCCTGTTCCAGGTGCATCATCCCAAGATGATTATCCAGCTCACCACCAATAGACAAAGAACCTGCTAACGTCAGTTTCATCAACCGTGGCGCTTTAAAGGTCAGGTCGCTGGAAGTGGTAGGCACCAACACCGTTATTTTGTCGCCTATTTCCAGCGCTAATTTTTTAATCAGTCCTTTGCCGAGCAATACACTTTTTTCTTCGCTGGCAAATCGTTGCCAGTCCGCCTGACTCACTTGCTGCAACCATTGATCGTGGCTGGCTCGTTGGGTACTCAGCCCGGTCAGCTCAACCGGTTTTAAATGACCTTTTTGCTGAATCATACCGGTGATCTTTGTATATGGCTCCACTGCAGCCACCCGAGGGTCCTGCTCTAACGAATCTATGGCGGCCGGCCAGTTCCGAATGCCCTGATTATCTACCGAATATAACTCGCCGTGAGGGATCACAGCTAACACCCGATTGATAAGCTCCCGCTCAAAACCATTCATCACGCTGAGTAATGTAATTAAAACAAAACAACCCAGCCCTACGCCGAATGTAGAAGAAAAAGAAATGAAGGAAATATACCCATTTTTCTGGCGAGCCTGCCTGAACCGCTGGGCCAGTTGCCAGGCCAGATTCATACACTCGCTCCCTTGCTTTGTTGCAGAATATGGCCATCCTGAATTGTTAACGTGCGGTCCATCTGTTGCGCCAGTTCTGTATCATGCGTCACCACCACAAAACTGGTCCCCAACTCGTAACTGAGTTCTTTCAGCAACTGATATACCTGAACGCCGGTCTGATGGTCAAGGTTTCCAGTAGGCTCGTCGGCCAGAACCAGTGCAGGGTTGTTGACCAGTGCCCGTGCTATGGCCACACGCTGTCGTTCTCCGCCAGATAGCGCTGATGGTTTATGCGTCTGCCGGTGAGAAAGTCCGACTCTTTCAAGCAATGCTGCCGCCCTTTGCTGCGCTTTCGCCGGCTTTTCTCCGCCAATAAGCAAGGGCATAGCTACGTTTTCCTGTGCGGTAAATTCGGGCAATAAGTGGTGAAACTGATAAATAAAGCCCATTTGTGCATTACGCAGGCTTGCCAGCTTTTTTGAGCCCAGGGAAAATAATGACTGTTGCTTGAACAAAACATTGCCTGAAGAGGGGTCATCTAACCCACCCAATATATGCAGTAACGTACTTTTTCCAGAGCCTGAACTGCCCAAAATAGCGATGTGCTCAGCAGCGTGAACAGAGAATGAAATGCGATCCAATACCTGGATCGTGGCAGCACCATCCTGATAAGTTTTACTGATGTTCTGACAAACTAGAATTTCTTGCATCACCACAATCTATTTACCAATTTTTACTTAGGCAAATATTACCGTGATAAAGGTGTTGAACCAAGAAACAGACAGATAATAAAAGGAATTTTATGCAGTTACGAGACAACGACTGCATTTTGGGGAAGTTGGCGGAGCGGACGGGACTCGAACCCGCGACCCCCGGCGTGACAGGCCGGTATTCTAACCAACTGAACTACCGCTCCACAAAAGGATGACGTGCTGTACAAGATAGTGGCGGAGCGGACGGGACTCGAACCCGCGACCCCCGGCGTGACAGGCCGGTATTCTAACCAACTGAACTACCGCTCCACTAAGGATATCTTATTGTACAAGCAAATTGGCGGAGCGGACGGGACTCGAACCCGCGACCCCCGGCGTGACAGGCCGGTATTCTAACCAACTGAACTACCGCTCCGCTAAAGGATATTAAATCGTACAAGTTAAAGTGGCGGAGCGGACGGGACTCGAACCCGCGACCCCCGGCGTGACAGGCCGGTATTCTAACCAACTGAACTACCGCTCCACTAAGGATTTTAACTTGTACAAACTAAATGGCGGAGCGGACGGGACTCGAACCCGCGACCCCCGGCGTGACAGGCCGGTATTCTAACCAACTGAACTACCGCTCCGAAGCCTTTAGCTTGTGAGTATTGAAAGTGGCGGAGCGGACGGGACTCGAACCCGCGACCCCCGGCGTGACAGGCCGGTATTCTAACCAACTGAACTACCGCTCCACATTTTTCAATACTATCAGCAAGTTGGAACTTCACATCAAGTGTTCTCCCCCTCACTGCGGCGCAGATATTACGGTTATTGATTATTAGAGTCAATGCTTTTTTTGCATAAAATAATGAAATTGGGGCTGTTTGTTCAACTAATCGACATAATGCTGCAACAACGAACAGCTATGCTGAAATTTTACCCGAAGCCGCCCTTATTCATTCTTATCTTTTGGTTTTTTCTTAAAAATACCGGTGAGTTTTGCCAGTAAACCCGGTTTTGTCTCTGCAGTAAGATCTGCCTCTGTGGTTTTTGTTTCTTTCTTGGCCACCGAAGGTTCAGTAACCACCGGCGCCGCCGCTTTTTTACGTCGCCATACAACAAACCCAACAATAAGCCCTGTTATTAGCAGAATACTCCCGTTCACTACCCCCAATAGCATATATAAGGTACTGTCCTGCATCGTTTCGGACTCTTGGGGCTGAGAGGTGTCTGGCTCTGGTGCCTGTCCATTATCTTCAGGGGCGGTGATAGCCTCACCCTGAATGTCTTCTTCAGGTGCCGGCTCTACATCAAATCGAAATTCAGGGACATCCAGAATAAAATCCCGGCCACTGATGGTTTGCCCATAAGTAGTGAGCTTTACCGCATAAGTACCAATATCTATGTTCAGAATCTGCTGAGTGCGAACCCCCTGCTGTGGCTCGGTAATTGAAAAATTCTGGATATCCCCGTTGGGATAGCGGACTTTCCCGTCAATCAGCAAAGTGTCTGTCTGGATGAGAGCCGGGTCAGCTGCGATGCTCAGCGTATGGTATTCGCCTTCCTGTTCGACCTGCTCGACCGACATTGAGACTGGATTGGGATATAGCATAACCGGCGCATCAACCTGCTCACGGGTATACATCGGCGTGCTGACCCTAAACACAGGCCTCCACTCTCCGGCTGCCACATTTAAATTAAACTGGCCGGTAAACACCCCGTCGGACGGGCGCTCGTCCATTCCCCGACCATTATCCTCAAACCGGGCTATCACTTCCCGGTCTGAGCTGAAGTTGTCGTAATTTGGATTATTCGTGCTGACAAACTCTATGTCCAGGGCAACAACGTCGCGAAACCCTGGCTCGCTGACAGGCTCTCCCCCATTGGTTAGCCGGGCTGTTTGCTTTAAAATTTCGCCTGAAAAAATGACCTCGGGCAGAGGCTGGGCGTGCAGAGCAATGTCAGATACCACCATTATCCTGCTTCCCGGTACTATCTGCCCAACCGCCTGCCATGGGCCGGGAACAGGGTTTTTAATGGTGACCATGTCAAAAGTGTCATCGTCAAACCAGACCACATTTTCCTGTTCAGCCTGGGTCTGGAAAATCTTTGAGCCATCCGGCCTGACCAGCACCACCGGCGCCGAGCCAAATTCCCGGAAGAAAATCATGGTCACTTCTTCGACGTTATAATCGACACGAAACCGGTTTTTTAGCAGTGCTATAGAATTTTGATATTCATTGCCAAGAGAGGCAATGGGAGGAGAATCAGGTTGCGCCTTGGCTGGCTCCTGCGACAATGCAGACGGAATAGTTAACCCCGCCGAAATCAGTACCGCCAGTCTGAAAGTCTTACCTGAAAAGGTTATTCGCCCTGATTTGCTCGCCACAAACATTGTCCACCGCTTTCCTGCACGATATCCAGTCGTGCTTCATGTTGTTCTAATTCATCGGCGGATGCTTTGATAACCTTTAATTTTTTTGCCGTGCGTGCAACGCGCCGAATGCTCCCATCATCAGTTTCCTCTCCGCTTTGCCCGGCCAGATTCAGTTTGGTCTGGCCACCAGTCATGATCAGATACACATCGGCAAGGATCTCCGCATCCAGCAAAGCGCCGTGTAGTTGTCGGTGGCTATTATCAATGCCGTACCGTTTACACAATGCGTCCAGGTTATTTTTTTGCCCCGGGTGCACTTTTCTGGCCAGCGCAAGGCTATCCAGAACAGAGCAGATATCCGCTGTTTTTGTACTTTTAGTGCGGCTATTTAGTCTGAATTCATGGTCCATGAAGCCAACGTCAAATGGCGCATTATGGATAACCAGCTGGGCTCCGCGAATAAACGAAATAAAATCATCGGCCACATCCGAAAATAACGGTTTATCAGCCAAAAATTGATTGGTAATTCCATGTACTTCAATGGCTTCGGCTTCAATCTCACGCTGCGGGTTGATGTAAACGTGAAAGTGATTGCCTGTGAGTTTACGGTTTACCAACTCTACACAACCGATTTCAATAATCCGGTGGCCTTCTTTAGGGTCGATACCCGTGGTTTCTGTATCCAGAACAATCTGACGCATGATAAATATCTCGTTACTGCATAGGTTTTTGCTAGTATACCAACCCCATAGTGGCTGACTATGGGTGAATAGCAAAAAAGGAGCACAAGTGGCCAAAAAAACCATTCATATATTTACCGACGGATCCTGTCTGGGAAATCCCGGGCCGGGAGGCTACGGCGCCGTAATGATTTACAACAATCATCGCAAAGAACTTAGCGGCGGGTATTATCAGACAACCAATAACAGAATGGAGTTGCTGGCTCCTATTGTGGCCCTGAATGCATTAAACGAAGCCTGCCAGGTTGAGATTACAACCGACAGCCAGTATGTAAAAAACGGCATCAATCAGTGGATTCACAACTGGCGTAAAAACGGCTGGAAAACTAAAGATAAAAAGCCGGTTAAAAACGCCGACCTGTGGAAGCTACTGGATGAAGCTGTTAGCCGGCATGACATGAACTGGCACTGGGTAAAGGGGCATTCCGGTCATCCTGAAAATGAACGGTGCGATGATTTGGCCCGTGAAGCTGCCAACCACCCCACCCAACCTGATGAAGGTTTTACACCGTCTTCATAATAGGCAGATACAAGGTTTGCTGCGCCTCATGCGCAGCCACATCAGGGAACAGGGTATGTCGTTCAACAAACGGGGGATGCGTGTGGGTGTCCAGTCTGTCAGCATACTGACTGAGCATGAGACGCAACATCCGGCCAATCTCTCGTTCATCCCCGGTTATCCGACAGGCTGCCACGGTTAATTCAGGTATTGTTGCATTGTGTACCTGCCAGGGATTTAACCTGACTGTCTGGCGATGACTACTGGCAATACCCAATCGCCAGTGCTCTGGCGCTGTAGTAGCAGGATCATCGTAATAAATAGAAAATGTGCGGCTGAAGCCTGGTGCAGAGCCGTATTCTTTACGCCACTGAATAAACTGGCTCACCGACTCAGCAATGGCCGAAGGGGGTCCCTGATGAATCTTTAGCGCCAGTGGCAGCGCTTTAAAATTTTCTTCAGAGATTTCAGGTGAGTTGTGTTTATTGGTTGAATGAAGCAAATTCAGTATGGATTCTGCAGACTGCCAGTATGCCCAGTCAGGCTTTTGTCTGAACGCGATGGGCGATATCCCGCAACACCGGTAAAAAGCCCGGTTAAATCCTTCGGGTGACGCAAAGCCGGCCTCAAGAGCAATATCCAGGACACTCATAGTGTGCCGAAAAGCCAGTTGCCAGGCCGCTCTGCGCAACCTGAAAATACGCATAAAGGTGCTCAGCCCCACGCCCGACAATTCCTTAAAGTGACGCTTAAATGTTGCTTCAGATACTCCTGCAATCCCAGCCAAATTTGTTATATCAGGGTGTTGCTGAGGAAATTGAGTTAAGTGAGAGAGCACTGTCTTCATACGAAATGTCATGCTACTTCCTGGCTAAAAACGATAACGCACAATATACATGCTTCTCTATTCCCTGCCTGACCATTTAGCTCAGTTGCTGCTAACAAAGTGGCATTGGGGTCATACTAGACAGCCACTTTATCCGCTCATACTGTCAACTATCCATGCTTTCCAGCCATAACTGGACATCCATATTTTAATTAAAAAAGATTTGCGCGGGTGTCTATGGGCAAATGTGACCGACGTAAAAGGTAAGACGCCTGTTGGGAGTCCCCACCTGCGCACATGTTGTCTTAATTAAAGTGGCATCTTTACTAGCGACGGCGATTAGTGAAAAAACCTGAAAAAAATCCAACAATAAATATAAGAATATCAGCGCCAAGTAGGCGTCCAGAACATCATATTTATGCAGGGGACAGTAGGCGGAGTATGGATAACGTGCAGGGATGACGCTGACTAACCTGTTCTTTGCATTTTCTGAGAGCGCCACTTTCGTTTGCATAAGTCTATGCTGATTTTACTGGCAAATTGCGTTTCGACTCCAGCGACCAGCCACTGGAACTGTGCCTGATTTAATCCAAACCCTTCATAAAAGGAGGCCATCTCGTCAATAACACCTGATTTTTCTGATGCCATCTCATCAGCAGTGACTGAAACAAGCTTGATATAATCGGCATATCTAAAAGGAAGTTGGTTGTCCTTCCCTCCATCACTGTTGTCACTCATAGGAAAGAGCGTTTGAGGCTGTAAGTTGAGTCTGGCAGCTGTTATTCGCTTTTTTATACTGGTGTGTTGTGAATTTTCTGGTGTTGCCGAAATATTCGACCTGACAGGATTTAAATCAACATACGCCATACAGGCAGCCAGAGAGCCTTCATCTAACAGCGCTTGCGACTTAAACCGCCCTTCCCAGAAGCGGCCAGTGCAGCCATCTTCTTTATTCGCGCGACGGGCAATAAATTCATTGAGTAACCGCATAAACCAACTGATATCGTAGAGTCTTTGCCGGTAAACTGATGCGATTTCTTCCACAGCGTTTAACTCACACGTCGACATATGACTTCGGTCATGAGTATTGATATACCGGTGGGTCAACAATGTCCCTTTGTGTAATCTATGCCAGCGCTGAATAATCTCAGTGGTTGTCCAGCTAAGCGCCTGCTCTTTGTTTACGTGTAAAACGAGATGAGTATGATTGCTCATCACTGCATAAGCGCAGATATCTATAGCGAAGATTTTTCCCAGAAATAACAGTCTCTGCTCCACCCAGCCGCGCCGGTGTTCGTAGCTTTGGCCGGTCAGTTTGTCTTTGCCACATAAAAATGCTCTGCGTACACAGCGGGATACACAATGGTAGTAGGGAGTATCTGATAAGGAAATCTGAGCTTTTCTGGGAGTAGGCATTTCATCGAACACAGTGTGAGTTTTTTAATACCTTGCCAAAATCCTGTGAACTGATCGACTGTACCGTGTGACAGGCTGTGGGGGCTGCCAGGTATGCTTGCTGTTTAACGCTTCAGCCACCAAGCGACAATATAAATATGGATGTCCAGCCTTGCTGGCTGTGCATCAAAATTCTGTGGGTGTCTGATTGTGAGCTAGTCATATCCACCAGCCCAGGAGAAACGCCTTCCTCCTGGGTACTGATGTGCTTGCTTTGACGACTTTATTTTCGCGCTCACATTACCAGGTGACTGTTTACCAGGTAACTATGATTTTTCCCTGAGTATCATTTGCCTCGAGCCGGGCGTGCGCTTCGCCTACATTTTCCACATTGTAAACAGTGTCCAGATTGACTTTCAGCTCGCCGGTAGAAAATGCACCCAGAAATCTTTCTGTGAAACTGTCTATTAACTGACGCTTGTACTCATCGGAGCGGCTTCGAAGTGTGGAGCCTTGCACCCGGGCGCGCTTCATCAGCATCAACCCCATATCGAGCTTATCTGCATAGCGACCGGCAAGCATAGCCAGATAAACAATCGTCCCGTCAACTGCCAGTGATTTCAAGTTACGGTTAAGATAATCTCCGGCTACAAAGTCAATAACTGTGTTCGCCCCCTCAGGCCACTTTTCTGCCAGTACTTCAGCAAAGTCCTGTTCCTTATAGTTAATCAAAACCGATGCTCCCATATTTTCGCAGTGGGCCAGTTTTTTTGCCGAAGAGGCCGTGGTTGCGGTGGTAACACCAGCCAGTCTGCACAACTGTAACCCGGCAAGACCAACACCTGATGCGCCGGCATGGATTAAAGCCTTGTCTCCCTGCCCGACCTGACCAATAGTAAACAGTACCTGATACGCAGTTAAAAACACTTCAGCCAAGCCTGCTGCTTCTTCCATGCTTACACCAGATGGCACGGGCATAACGTGCCCTTCATCTACCAAAGCCTGTTCGGCATAACCGCCACCTGGCATTAAACCGAAAACCTTGTCACCCACTTTCCAGCGTGTCACATCACTGCCTATATCAATCACTTCCCCGGATGCTTCCAGGCCAAGAACCTCGCTTTCACCCGGTGGTGGCGGGTAATTTCCCATTCGCTGCATGGTATCAGCCCGGTTTATACCAAAAGCATGCACTTTAATTTTTACCTGATGCGCTTTTGGTGTCGGTGCATCCATAGTCGCCAGCGACATTGCTGCAGGCCCTTGCCCCGAAACAAAATCAACAAATCTCATAATAACCCCATTATATTTTGGCCGTGACAAAGTCTACGTTGGTCTAGTGAAAACAGATGATAATCGCTATACTCGCGGCCTCTGTGTGTATTAGGTATCAGTATGTCTGCAAGTATCATTCTTCAACCCGAACGGGAAAAATCCTTAAAACGCCGTCACCCCTGGGTGTTTGCCAGCGCGGTCGCCAATGTTAAAGGCCGTTGTCGGATGGGTGATACCGTGGATGTCTACAGTAGTCAGGGGGAATGGCTGGGCCGTGGCGCTTATTCTCCGGAGTCGCAGATTCGGGTTCGTATCTGGACCTTTAATCAACAGGAGCCGGTAGATAACGGCTTTTTTGTGCGTCGATTAGAACAGGCCATGTCGTTGCGTCGCAGTGTTCTGGATTTTACCAACACCAACAGCTACCGACTAATTGCCTCTGAATCTGACGGCCTTCCTGGTGTCACTATTGATGTATATAACACTGTAGCGGTGGTTCAGCTGCTTAGCGCCGGTGCTGATAAACAGCGTAAAAAAATAGTATGGGCCCTGAATAAAGTGCTGCCCGACTGCTCGGTTTATGAGCGTTCTGATGTGGATGTCCGTAAAAAAGAAGGCCTT contains:
- the rnhA gene encoding ribonuclease HI, with product MAKKTIHIFTDGSCLGNPGPGGYGAVMIYNNHRKELSGGYYQTTNNRMELLAPIVALNALNEACQVEITTDSQYVKNGINQWIHNWRKNGWKTKDKKPVKNADLWKLLDEAVSRHDMNWHWVKGHSGHPENERCDDLAREAANHPTQPDEGFTPSS
- the lolE gene encoding lipoprotein-releasing ABC transporter permease subunit LolE, giving the protein MNLAWQLAQRFRQARQKNGYISFISFSSTFGVGLGCFVLITLLSVMNGFERELINRVLAVIPHGELYSVDNQGIRNWPAAIDSLEQDPRVAAVEPYTKITGMIQQKGHLKPVELTGLSTQRASHDQWLQQVSQADWQRFASEEKSVLLGKGLIKKLALEIGDKITVLVPTTSSDLTFKAPRLMKLTLAGSLSIGGELDNHLGMMHLEQASEYAGIESGAQGLRLTFHDPYQAASIIREIGYLFPQSVYMSSWTRTQGHLYSDIQLVRTVVYIVLVLVIAVACFNIVSTLVMSVREKRPAIAILKTMGASDALIGRTFIYQGLINGTVGIVCGTLLAILIAPNLSRIVSSIESILNVEILSGDIYFIDFLPSQLNWTEVATTMVVAFLLVIISTLYPARKAAQVAPASALNG
- the dnaQ gene encoding DNA polymerase III subunit epsilon yields the protein MRQIVLDTETTGIDPKEGHRIIEIGCVELVNRKLTGNHFHVYINPQREIEAEAIEVHGITNQFLADKPLFSDVADDFISFIRGAQLVIHNAPFDVGFMDHEFRLNSRTKSTKTADICSVLDSLALARKVHPGQKNNLDALCKRYGIDNSHRQLHGALLDAEILADVYLIMTGGQTKLNLAGQSGEETDDGSIRRVARTAKKLKVIKASADELEQHEARLDIVQESGGQCLWRANQGE
- a CDS encoding NAD(P)H-quinone oxidoreductase; translation: MRFVDFVSGQGPAAMSLATMDAPTPKAHQVKIKVHAFGINRADTMQRMGNYPPPPGESEVLGLEASGEVIDIGSDVTRWKVGDKVFGLMPGGGYAEQALVDEGHVMPVPSGVSMEEAAGLAEVFLTAYQVLFTIGQVGQGDKALIHAGASGVGLAGLQLCRLAGVTTATTASSAKKLAHCENMGASVLINYKEQDFAEVLAEKWPEGANTVIDFVAGDYLNRNLKSLAVDGTIVYLAMLAGRYADKLDMGLMLMKRARVQGSTLRSRSDEYKRQLIDSFTERFLGAFSTGELKVNLDTVYNVENVGEAHARLEANDTQGKIIVTW
- a CDS encoding AraC family transcriptional regulator, with the protein product MTFRMKTVLSHLTQFPQQHPDITNLAGIAGVSEATFKRHFKELSGVGLSTFMRIFRLRRAAWQLAFRHTMSVLDIALEAGFASPEGFNRAFYRCCGISPIAFRQKPDWAYWQSAESILNLLHSTNKHNSPEISEENFKALPLALKIHQGPPSAIAESVSQFIQWRKEYGSAPGFSRTFSIYYDDPATTAPEHWRLGIASSHRQTVRLNPWQVHNATIPELTVAACRITGDEREIGRMLRLMLSQYADRLDTHTHPPFVERHTLFPDVAAHEAQQTLYLPIMKTV
- the lolD gene encoding lipoprotein-releasing ABC transporter ATP-binding protein LolD — encoded protein: MQEILVCQNISKTYQDGAATIQVLDRISFSVHAAEHIAILGSSGSGKSTLLHILGGLDDPSSGNVLFKQQSLFSLGSKKLASLRNAQMGFIYQFHHLLPEFTAQENVAMPLLIGGEKPAKAQQRAAALLERVGLSHRQTHKPSALSGGERQRVAIARALVNNPALVLADEPTGNLDHQTGVQVYQLLKELSYELGTSFVVVTHDTELAQQMDRTLTIQDGHILQQSKGASV
- a CDS encoding transposase — translated: MFDEMPTPRKAQISLSDTPYYHCVSRCVRRAFLCGKDKLTGQSYEHRRGWVEQRLLFLGKIFAIDICAYAVMSNHTHLVLHVNKEQALSWTTTEIIQRWHRLHKGTLLTHRYINTHDRSHMSTCELNAVEEIASVYRQRLYDISWFMRLLNEFIARRANKEDGCTGRFWEGRFKSQALLDEGSLAACMAYVDLNPVRSNISATPENSQHTSIKKRITAARLNLQPQTLFPMSDNSDGGKDNQLPFRYADYIKLVSVTADEMASEKSGVIDEMASFYEGFGLNQAQFQWLVAGVETQFASKISIDLCKRKWRSQKMQRTG
- a CDS encoding TIGR03503 family protein; this encodes MFVASKSGRITFSGKTFRLAVLISAGLTIPSALSQEPAKAQPDSPPIASLGNEYQNSIALLKNRFRVDYNVEEVTMIFFREFGSAPVVLVRPDGSKIFQTQAEQENVVWFDDDTFDMVTIKNPVPGPWQAVGQIVPGSRIMVVSDIALHAQPLPEVIFSGEILKQTARLTNGGEPVSEPGFRDVVALDIEFVSTNNPNYDNFSSDREVIARFEDNGRGMDERPSDGVFTGQFNLNVAAGEWRPVFRVSTPMYTREQVDAPVMLYPNPVSMSVEQVEQEGEYHTLSIAADPALIQTDTLLIDGKVRYPNGDIQNFSITEPQQGVRTQQILNIDIGTYAVKLTTYGQTISGRDFILDVPEFRFDVEPAPEEDIQGEAITAPEDNGQAPEPDTSQPQESETMQDSTLYMLLGVVNGSILLITGLIVGFVVWRRKKAAAPVVTEPSVAKKETKTTEADLTAETKPGLLAKLTGIFKKKPKDKNE